Proteins encoded in a region of the Acidobacteriota bacterium genome:
- the yidD gene encoding membrane protein insertion efficiency factor YidD, whose product MKFLVLDILSVYKAAVSPFLPPACRFEPTCSEYAREAVEKYGALKGTWMGLKRILRCQPLCKGGHDPVQ is encoded by the coding sequence CTCGACATCCTAAGTGTTTATAAGGCCGCGGTCTCGCCGTTCCTTCCGCCGGCGTGCAGATTTGAGCCGACATGTTCTGAGTATGCTCGGGAGGCGGTTGAAAAATACGGAGCGCTGAAGGGAACCTGGATGGGCCTGAAGCGTATTCTTAGGTGCCAGCCCCTTTGCAAAGGCGGGCACGACCCGGTGCAGTAA